The genome window atatttaatttaaaaggaAGAATCTctttataatatgattatgattgtaatataatataatccctctaaaattaaataatatcaagtAATAATTGGCCAATGACACAACGGGCTTGTGTCGGTCATAGCCTTCCAACATGGTAGAAAGTAGTTCTTGTTTTTAAATCATTGTCGTTTCGTGCTACAACCGAGGGCTTTGATTTCGAAATAAGAAATACTTGTCTATTACATAGAGATGTGTACATTGAATTAGAATCTACTGGTCGTTACGTGCTGCAGCCGTGGGCCGTTGGAAACTGATTTAATTGTACGAGATGTTGGGTTAGACTTGACTTAGAATATTGAGTTTGTCGTGCTACAGCCGTGACTCAATTATTCAAGAGGCTAAAGTTTTATTAGGGAATAACATAAGATGTAATTGACAAGAGTTGTCTGCCTATTGAACGTCGCATAACGTTTCGTGCTACAGCCGAGGTTGTGTGATGGAATGTAGGATCCCTATTCCCACTAGCATTATGAATGCTTAATTTTTCAATTAGGGGGTTGTATAAATTGGATAAACTAGTGGGAGCCACTTATGAATAAAGACCCAATTCATATAGTGTTTTTAaatgaaattgaatatttgcTAAGTGTTGTTATGTGTTCATCATTTACAGATTTACTATATACATTATGTCTTCTACACTATCACTCCGTAGCATTCTTGATGCTAACAAGTTGACTGGTCCCAATTTTGCTGATTGGCTTCGTAACTTGAGAATTGTTCTCAAGTCTGAGAAGTTGGACCATGTGATTAACTCACCACTGCCTAAGGCCCCTGTTGATGATGTACCTTATGATGAGCATCAAGCTCATCGCTCGTGGATGGATGAGGCAAATGTTGCCCAGTGTATTATGTTGGCCTCCATGAACTCTGAGCTTCAGAAGCAACATGAGTACATGGATGCTTACACTATACTGATTCATCTACAAGAGTTGTATCATGTTGAGGGGAGGACAGCTCGATATGAGATATCGAAAGAGCTGTTCCGTTGTAAAATGGCAGAGGGGACATCTGTGAATGACCATGTGCTCAAGATGATCAATTTGATTGAACGTTTAGGACAACTTGGTTTTGTCATGGATGGGGAGCTAAGCTAAGACTTGGTCTTGCAATCTCTTCCAGATTCGTTCTCGCAGTTTGTTGTGAACTTTCACATGAATAAGATGGATGTTAGCTTGCCTGAACTCCATAACATGTTGAAAACTACTGAGTCGAGTTTCCCTTCCAagaagagttctgttcttcttATTGGTGAGGGTTCTAGTTCCAAGAAAAGGAAGAGGGCCCCtcccaagaaaaagaagaaaggtggTGAGAATAAGACTAATCCAGCGAAGGCCAAGGTTGACCCCAAAAGCACAGCTGTTTGCTTTCACTGTAACAAGTCGGGGCACTGGAAAAGGAATTGCAAGGTTTACCTTGCagaattgaagaagaagaagaagggtaGTGAGACTACCGCTTCTGCTTCAGGTATGTTCATGATTGAAGTGAATATGTCAATAAGTCAAATTTCTACTTGGGTATTAGATACCGCCTGTGGTTCTCACATTTGCAATTCGTTGCAGGGACTAAGGAGAAGTAGGACTCTTGGGGAAGAGGAGGTGATTCTACGAATGGGTAATGGAGCAAGAGTTGCTGCTGAAGCTGTAGGAtcatttcatttatatatgCCTACGGGCAAGACTATTGTTTTGAATAATTGCTACTTTGTTCCCTCGATTATAAGGAATATTATTTCTATTCCCATGTTAGACTTGGATGGATTTTCGTTTGTTATTCAGAATAATAAATGTCTAATTCAAAGAGATAACATTCTTTATAGAAGTGGTAATTTAAATAATGGTCTGTATATATGTGACGTAGAGCATAATTTACTACAAATTGAACGtactaataaaagaaaaagggatgatGAAAATCTCACCTTTTTGTGGCACTGCAGACTTGGTCATATTAGTGAAAATAGACTACGGACATTGCAAAAGGAAGGGATACTTGAACcctttgattttgaatcatatcCTACATGCGAGTCTTGTCTATTGGGCAAAATGACCAGATCTCCATTTAGTGGACATGGAGAAAGGGCTGCGGATTTGCTAGGATTGGTACACACAGATGTATGTGGACCAATGTCTACGCAAGCCATGGGTGGATTTTCATACTTCATTACTTTCATAGATGACCGATCTAGATTCGGATATGTGTATTTGATGAAACACAAATCTGAAGCctttgaaaagttcaaagaatATAAGAATGAAGTAGAGAAACAAACCAAACGTAGTATTAAAACTCTTCGATCAGATCGAGGTGGTGAATACTTGAATGGAGAGTTTCTAGATTAtctcaaagaaaatggtatagtCTCTCAGTGGACTCCTCCATATACTCCACAGTTAAATGGGGTATCTGAAAGGAGAAATCGAACTTTGTTAGACATGGTTCGGTCCATGATGAGCTATGCGGATCTTCCAGTATTCCTATGGGGTTATGCATTGGAAACCTCAGCATATTTACTGAATAAGGTGCCTTCCAAATCTGTTCCTcaaactccatatgagatatggaaaCAAAGGAAACCAAGTCTTAAGCACATTAAGATTTGGGGATGTCCAGCTCATGTCAAGAAAGTTGACCCTGATAAGCTGGAATCTCGATCCATAAAATGTAGCTTTGTGGGATATCCTAAAGAGACTTTAGGGTATTACTTTTACACCGATCATAGGGTGTTTGTCTCCAGACATGCTACCTTCTTGGAAAAGCAGTTTATCCTTGAAGGGAACAGTGGGAGCAAAATTGAACTTGGTGAAGTTCAAGAAGCACAAACTACTACGGTTCAAGAGGAAACACCTGTTCAGACTGAACAGCCTTCTGTGGAATAGCCCCTTCGTAGGTCAGGGAGAGTGACTCGCCAACCTGAGAGGTATTATGGCCTTGTCATTGAGAATGACAATGAGTTGTCTTTCATTGATGATGACGACCCTATAACCTACAATGAGGCTATGAGTAGTGTTGACTCAGAGAAATGGCAAAGTGCCATGGAATCCGAAATGGAATCTATGTATAccaaccaagtatggactttggtcgAAGCGCCTGAGGGCGTGAAGCCTATTGAGTGCAAATGGGTATACAAAAGAAAGATTGGAGCAGATGGCCAGGTGGAGACCTATAAGGCCAGGCTCGTGGCAAAAGGATTCAGACAAAGGCAAGGAATTGACTTTGATGAAACCTTTTCGCCTGTAGCCCTGTTAAAATCAATTCGGATTTTGCTTGCAATCGCTGCTTACTACGACTATGAGATCTGGCAAATGGACGTGAAAACGGCCTTCCTCAATGGGAAACTTGAAGAGGaagtgtatatgacacaaccagAGGGTTTTCTTTCCAAAGGAAATGAACACCTAGTGTGTAAGCTACTACGAACCATATATGGTTTGAGGCAAGCTTCTCGTAGATGGAACATCCGTTTTGATGAGACAATCAAAGAGTttgattttatcaaaaacatAGATGAACCATGTGTCTACAAGAAGGTTAGTGGGAGCGCGGTAACATTTCTTGTattgtatgtggatgacatacttCTTATAGGAAATGATATACCGATGCTGCAATCAGTCAAAGTGTGGCTATCAAAGAACTTCACTATGAAGGACTTGGGAGAAGCGTCCTACATTCTCGGTATGAAGATCTATAGGGATAGATCTAGAAGAATGATAGGTCTTACCCAGGGTACATACATCAAAAAGGTGCTTAAAAGGTTTAGCATGGAAAACTCCAAAAGAGGTCTCATACCGATGAGCCATGGAGTATCTCTTTCTGGAAAGATGTCTCCTAAGACACCTGAGGAAAGAGAGCGTATGAGTAAGATTCCTTATGCTTCAGCAATAGGATCTATCATGTACGCGATGTTGTGTACTAGGCCTGATGTTGCTTATTCAATTAGTGTGACGAGCAGATATCAGTCCGATCCAGGTGAAGACCACTGGAAAGCAGTGAAGAACATCCTTAAGTacttgcgaaggactaaggatatttttcttgtttttggtgGTGAATCTGAGTTGAAAATAGAGGGTTATACCGACTCTAGTTTTCAATCAGAAAGTGATGATAGTAAATCCATGTCAGGGTACGTGTTTACTCTAAATGGTGGTGCGATTAGTTGGAAGAGTTCCAAACAGTCTACTACAGCTAACTCCACAGCGGAAGCAGAATATATAGCTGCAAGTGAGGCTGCAAAAGAAGCCGTTTGGATGAGGAAATTTGTTTCTGAATTGGGAGTTGTTCCTAGCGTTGAGGAGCCTATTGTGTTGTATTGTGATAACAATGCAGCAATAGCACAAGCCAAGGAACCTAGGTCTCATAAAAATTCCAAACATGTTTTGCGACGCTTTCATTTGATTAGGGAAATCATTGAAAGAGGAGATGTCAAGATTGAGAGAGTTGACACACATAACAACGTAGCAGACCCACTCACAAAGTCATTATCTCAGATTCACTTTGATCGTCATAAAGAGAAGATGGGTATTAGATATCAGGGAGATTGGCTTTAGTTCAAGTGGGAGATTGAAAGTGTttgtcctaaatccaatcatgtatgatgagttaggaaatactttcttgtattcgtatttgatttcattaatattaataaaagacttgttttgattttattatgggatttatctatttaaagtgttttaaataagatgttccatagtttggagtaaagcttctagaattataatgagattataatagtgagatctagaagatgataactctggacttaaacagttcctgatcataggataactaatcggaagttagtaaatccgcaaagattggtacatactgtgcttgctcccttgaggaggatgtctgttctcataggcatttgtgtggtgacactatagccagtatgtaggtgcttattggggaataagttcactgaacatgactcgataagttgaataactaatggagattactcacgtgtcaatagttattcactgagtgatagttgtacaagtgtcctaagacttgagatcgttaaagttatcttatatataaagaactgtgctttggtttagtccttagtctcaaggacaaccattaggactattctgggcatagggatgtatgtatagagatagttaacgtcaatagaggatctaccccttccagtataggaagagaatatcctatgttattctttctatgcaagttctggaatctctggccagagtgtatgaaattagaaaggagtttctaatttgcattaatatgaacttcgcattaagaacaagaaatcatatgattaaatttgataggcttgacacgagatccatgccttgtatttaatcgggatattgtaagggtagaaggaattaattgtacggtaactagtcactgacaggttcttgttattctaagcagagaattcatattatc of Daucus carota subsp. sativus chromosome 3, DH1 v3.0, whole genome shotgun sequence contains these proteins:
- the LOC135151401 gene encoding uncharacterized protein LOC135151401, whose amino-acid sequence is MSSTLSLRSILDANKLTGPNFADWLRNLRIVLKSEKLDHVINSPLPKAPVDDVPYDEHQAHRSWMDEANVAQCIMLASMNSELQKQHEYMDAYTILIHLQELYHVEGRTARYEISKELFRCKMAEGTSVNDHVLKMINLIERLGQLGFVMDGELS